From the genome of Carassius auratus strain Wakin unplaced genomic scaffold, ASM336829v1 scaf_tig00038797, whole genome shotgun sequence:
TTCTGTATATTTCCATTGTGAGTTATATTAATATGGATTTGTAGTTGTGAGGTACTTGATGTTGTTTTAACCCTGATGGGAATTTAGATGAATCcgtatatttgcattatttattagtgaTAGATTAATGTAATTTTGTATTATGTAGATGTAGGTGAAactctattttcattatttatgagatttttttaaatggttggtgttttaaggttgatttgtacatttaaagccttgaatatttaaaattagcattctttcagtaatagtaatgaattttgttaatgtaaataatataaaacctTTTTGGTTACAAAGAACCTTTTAGGGGTTCCAAATACGTAGCGCCTGATAgaaccttttcttttttattttttctaagagtgtatagAGGGAGTATACTGTAGGGTGTATAAGTTCTGACTGTTGTTAGTCTGATAGCCTGAGGGAAAAAGCTGATATGCGTTcttcagcactgcatcagtgtgtgAAGACCACATGAGATCCTCACTGATGTGAACGCAGAGGAACTAAAAGCTGTTTACCCGTTCCACAGATGTCTTGTGAATGGTGATGggtgtgtgttctctgctctgtCTCCTGAAATCCACTACCAGCTTCTTGGTCTTCTCAATGTTGAGTGAGAGATGGTTCTCCTGACACCATTTAGTCAGGGAGCTCACTTCCTCTCTGTGGATCTAGATCTCGCCGATATAGGACAATGCTTTTACGGCTTATATAGTAGCCTATGAAATAGTAGAATGTGAAGCTTGATAAGGAAAATATAAACCtgttatataaagaaaaaaaacatgttttattgagAGGCCCAGACTGagcaaaaaaatatgcaatttggtgcagttgctgatatttcTATAGCCAAAAAGTAAGATAAAATTCTGGTAGTTTGTAATGTAAATAAGTCAGATCTGTGTTATCTATCAGATTATTTACATGAAATGCACATATATATTAGTTGTCACTATATCTCCCAAATGCTGCAtcgacagcaatgcaactgacacattcaatacccagaaaggtagtaaggacatcattaaaatagtccatgtgacattagtggTTCAACCGTGCATTATATGAAGCTATTAGAATACTTTGTtgtacgcaaagaaaacaaaaataacatcttAAATGACCTTCTCTTTTCATGTCTTAGCaagattatatttaatttatttatttattgcttagttttatgatcaaagctctgtggTGTCAAAACATAATGCAttgcaatacaatgatgattgagagatgaacaaatacaTGTTTCTCAAAAGCCTGATGATTATATATATTACTCACATTTGAACacaatttttctaaaaatatgtatttatggaTAAATAAGTTGCTTTAATACATTAATTGTTaatcttgaaatattattaacaatataaaacaatatttttgtgtttataaatatatttcacagaaaaaaaataaaagacttgtGATCCATGACCTGAAGGTGAACTTTTTTACACTGATACTAAAAGgtcttttacttgctaaaaaaatgtttgtaggtTTATggatatccatgttgataatttaGCCTtagataatttgttttaaatatgatataatagGTTTAATGGATTCATACactgttataaatgttttttttatgagctgAGAATATAACCATGCCAAGGTTAAGGTCAGATCACTTTACAATATACACTACAATTGTATAGTATACAATAATACAAATCTCACCATGTATTATCTGAACATTTATTatgtacaaagaaaaaataaacaaatttatattAAGAAATTGAACAAAATGAGCTCTGAACTGAATCTTCTCCAGCACTGATCCATTATGCCATTTAACAAACACGAtgtgtatgaatcacaacaaaattagtcattttaaataatgcaaataagcTGACTGACAATATGCAAACAGAATTAATCAGAATTACTTATGTTTTCCCAATCAATAAAGTACTTTTCAAAGAATGTATGAAAAAAGAACCACATGTATGGCAAATAATCAGTGCCCTCTTCAATATAGTGTAAAATATCACAATTATCATCAATTATTATTCTTGTATATTCCAATTATTATTCCTGAATATTCCTGTATATCATCTGTATATGTACTATATGTGCTTCAGTTCAACACAAAGCCTTACATAACTGTAAACTCACAATGATTCATTTGTTTGGCAGATGTCCTCTCATTTGTTAAACAGATGAACTTCTATTTACCGCACTGTGGTACTGATAAGAACACAGGGCTTGTTTTACTACTGCCTTGTTAGGCAACAGATGTTCCTGAGAGGCTTATTTGTCTTCCTAAGAAGGATATAACTGTTATTTGCGACAGATAGTTGATGGTGAGATTGGGAGTGATGGCAAAACAACCTTGATGTCATATACTTTGCATTTTAACCTTAGCATGGGAGAAAATGTCACAGATAATAACTTTACATACTGTTCATTCATTTAaagagtaaaacatgtttttaaaaaaataataacattaaaatgcaaaCCTGCCAATGAATAATAGAGTATTCATCAGTAACCattctgcaaaatgtaaacaattaacagttaactcctaatttgctgtttattattagtttatgtCGTTGTTAAGTTTAGTTTTAGGGTAggattaaaaggatagttcacccaaaaatgacattttttttatctgcttagATAAGTGTGGGAATGGGAAATGAATAGGAATCGAggctttaaagtcagcatgaaacggAAGTTGAGATTGTCCTTTTTTTCCTTGTTGTGACGTATATCCGAGTGAAAGGCTTCTGAAACAACGTGGAGgaataaagtcaagggagataattaatcagaatacttagcaaaatttgctcctgttcacgctcgccatctctgcaagatttggtgggtgattcagatttctcttggcacagcaatTAGAAAACtaacaattgtcagacaggttgctcaagtgacatctacgtcatcaagctcagtttgagtctgcgcagtacgcttgaccccaggaagtgcgtgcttctaatttacttcacttgtctccgttgaatctaACGGGAtctctgtgtccatttcttttattgTCTATGCCTGAACTTGAGGCAGTTTCTTCTTCTTGATATAcggcggatcgcagacttataagtccATTACTGCCACCTATATCTTAAATGGACCGTTGACACTCTATCAACAATCTCTGTTAGGAGAGTCAGTGGTCCACTTGAGAAATAGGAGGTGGTAAtacacttataagtctgtgatctgcCAGAAAGAAGAAGATGTGCACTTTGTTGTTTTGTGActataacattttgaataaataatttgaattaatcATTACACACTAAATGATGTTTGTCATCCCATGTGTTCTTCTGGTTGATTTGCATCCAGAGATGTGATTAACAAGAACAGAAAACCACAGGGGGAGGGAAGATACAtgcaaaaatgcaatgcaaaattgcTACATGCAAAATTATGTACCATCTATATTTGATGAAATGACAGATGTATTTGGAAAAACTCAATGACTCTTCAGCAGGTAAGAATTTCAttccagttattttatatttttgtccaTGTTGGGTTtccaaaagaacctttcagtcagcagttcttaaaatgaataaataaatacattaataaataacattttgaaattctAAAGAATCTTTTATTACTACAACGAACCTTTTGTGGAAAGGTCAATGCAtagatgttaaaagttcttccTGGAACCATAGATGGCAGTATAAAAAgagtataaatgaaaaataattgtgattcagtaaaatatttttatacttttgttaTATTCTGGTTTAGTCTTTAAATTGATTTAGCTTTTTCTAATGTCCTTAATTCAGTTTGGATAGCAGTATCTGCTTAATGTACAGTTCTGCTCATAAATttacatgcactgtaaaaattgtTTGAgctatctaataaaaaaatatggtaaaaatattacacctcattttttttttttttttttttaaggatttatttttttaatgtaatctacccaaataaatcatttaaattttttaaatttaaattaaattaaaataaaataaaatatatgttccATCAAAATGTAGAATTCTTATGTGGGCATATGGTTCATTCACAGTCTAATTTTTTCCAAAAACATGCCTGTATACATACTTTATTGTAAAGTACTATAATGAAGTTTGAATCAgttagaaaaaaagtgaaagaaagaaagtgaagtgacattcagccaagtatggctctgcatttaacccatccaaagtgcacacacacagagcagtgaacacaaacacacacactgtgagcacacacccggagcagtgggcagccatttatgctgcggcgcccggggagcagttgggggttcgatgccttgctcaagggcacctaagtcgtggtattgaaggtggagagagaactgtgcatgcactccccccacccacaattccgtctggcccgagactagaacccacaaccctacgattgggagtccaaccctctaaccattaggccacgacttcccataatCAGTTATTATTTGTacttatttttcatctttattcATGCCAAACCAGCTTAGGTAAACTTGTTTCATCAAAAtatagaacaacaacaacaagaaaaaagacataaaatatccaccttattttgcaacaCGGAAGTAAGCTATTTTCTTTGAATGTGTGAGACATTAGTCAATACAGGTAAATTACTAGAATAACAAAGCGCTGTCAATGGTAAAACTATTTGCGCTGTGCGTTTAATTACAAACGTCTGTAATATAAAGCAGCATAACAGActgtttttgtacagctaaaataatAGGAAAGTAACCTGGAGCTCTGCATGATTTTATCTTGGTAAACAGTTGTGGGCAGTTATCTATATGTCATAATCTATACTTAAAAATGACAGGAAAATATGCGTCATTAAAAAACGTTTTATTCCTTTTTGGGATTTTCCAAAGTGTTCCCAAATGAAAGTTGCTCACATTTGCATTtgagtttaaaagtgaaacacaGTGTATTTCATGTCTTACATTAAGCTTCTTGTAGTTTTTCAGATGTTATTGAGGAACCTTAAGATCCTGTCTGGGATGAAGTGGAACATTTGTGGCCTCCTGCTCATTTTACCTGCCCTCCTCAGCATTTCcacagaaagagagagtaaaTGTAAAAAGGAAGATGGCAAACATTTATGTATTACTCCTGGcatgatggaaaaaaaacaaaatcaggcTGGAACTGATATGGAGATGGATATGTTTATACTGGGTGATGATGGTTTCATGGGATACATGAAAACAGGTGATTCAAATCACACACATTCAAGGATTGAGAATTAAATTATTATGACACTGAATGTATAGTGTGTATGTTGTTACTGCAtaacataaaaattacattttggtgtCCAAATTCTTTATCATTTGTCTTTTAAATAGGTAAATGTATTAATGGTACATGGGACCCAAAGGCGAGCCAGTCTACTATTCTGTGCAATTCTAGTGGATCATCAGGTGAGGAGAAACCCAATGTAGcctaaacagcattttaaaagagAGAAAGTTTCTACTAACGTTCCTtgaaaaaatttgtttttaaatgtttttatcttgAAAACCTAAATCTTCTGTGCtgttaattataaaatgttatttctaccagaggataaaatattaaaaaagttaattgcaaGTGTGTCACAATTcttatgtttttgtttagtttttttactcacaattgtgagtttatatttcacaaatgcaagttaaaaaacatttttatttttatttttaattctggaactcacaattctgagaagaaagtTCAGAACTGTACGAAATAACCTTTCATTGAAACAGGTTTATTGTTAATAACATGtctatttttttgtctttcagtAACAACAAAACCAATCAACATGATTGTCTTTTCGTATGAAGAAAATACAGCTTATACAGAAAGCTTGTTTAACAACAGTGGTGGGTTTGAACATATCTGGACTCTTTCCTCTCTTGGACTTTGTTTTGCATGGGCAACCCTTTTTTAAACCCAGAGTAACCTTGTTTTCTAACCTGTTGTTTTGCAGACTATGGTGTGATTTTATCAAGATACTCACCATACAATCTCAGCATAAACAGAGCTGTTATACCCACATTTGTCTGTTTAATTGAAGGGAATTGCACAAATATTACTTTGAACACTTGGATTAATCAAGGTGAATGAAGAGATCTTTTATGTTCCTTTTATTCATTTGGTAGCCTGTGATTTTAGAAGGGTATGAAAACAATATAATCCTTGGGTttctttaaactttaaatgtCCAGTGTCAAATTTATTCACTATATATTTGCTATATTACAAGTGTTTTGCTTTATGCAGATCAGATATCTAATagtatgtttttgttctttttatcaaAGAATGTAACTGGACTAACAAAACCACAGAATATTTTGAATACAAAAGTGAGGACAATTCTAAAAAATGTAagtgttatattaatattaaagataTATTAGACTAATAAAATAATTCTGTAATTCCCGTAAATGGAGTGGTAAACCAATATGTTGTAACATAGTCAGTGACAGATTTGACAGACATTTTAACACTAACCTCATAAAGTATTTGCATAGTATATATGGAATATTACAGTTGTATTATTTGCATAGCTTGTAATAttgttctttgtgtgtgtgtgtgtgtgtgtgtgtgtaagcatgtCAAATGACCTGCCTGAATGTGATAAGGTTATGTGAGATTTCAGAATATGATCCCAGCTGTAGCGGTAAGAACGTGGTACAATATGTCTATTTTTGCTTTATTCACTTCCAGAACAAATGTGTGATTAACCCCAATGCTGCACATCGCTCTTACTTATTCCCTATTTACATAGttatcatttttatgtatttttcacaGATGATAATTCAGGTGATgaagataaaataaacaaacttggGATCTTTAATAAAACTGCAACTTGTTATAAGTGTGGAAGTCCTTTTCAAGTTGTGGAAACAATCCCTTTACCCGATGAATTATCAAAACAATTCAATGCTAATGAAACAGAGACAGATGCTGAGACAGCTGCGTAAGTACTCCTTTAAACATGTGATTGAAGTCTAGTAAGGTTTATAGTGGTAATATCTGTTAAATAGGCATCAGTGTATCTTATAATTTGCAAACCTTAGCATGCAAACATTGCAATCCATATTTAGGAAGCTTTTTATAATTTACTGAACTTGATAATGTATCTGACGGATGCACATgagaaaagaacacacacacacacacatatatatatatatatatatataggtgataACAGATTTTGTCACAGGGGATTTTTCTCATCTAACCCATACTGTATGTTGTGCCTGATGTTTCAATATTGTAGAATGTAGTCTTATTAGAGATATTATCACAACAAcgacacaaatattttttttattttgttcagtggGGCAATGAAAAATCTCTCCAGTCTGCTGTCTTTTATGGGGAATTTGACCATTGCCTCTGTATCTATGGGTAATGTTAAAGGGGTTTTAAAGAAAATTCAAAGTGAGTCCAAAATCACAACATCCTACTTCATCTACTCTTCAACAACTGGCATCAGAGTAAGTAGACGGGTGAtttcaaacatacacacatttttctttaactttgCATGACAAAAACTTTTGTCTCTTAAAAACATGACATGTACCTCAGAATGGAAATCTCGGTATTTTTACAGGTTTTAGATGATGTTGCTGTACTGGAGAAATATCCCAACGCTTTCGGTATTCCAGCGGAAGCAGCTAACAAAGCGCTCAACCAAAGTGCAGGAAGCGCTTTTATGGGTGTTTTCCGCTTTCCTAACATGTCAAAGGTATAAAGAAACATCAAAAATGGACTAAGTCAAGCATTAAATGATGTGTGATTTTACAAAATTATGCATatctttattaataaaaagtggtttaaaataataataaaatatgataataatcCTGAATATCCTGAACAATTAGATATATagggaattattaatttttttttgcctttttctgAAACCGAGACGTTTTACTGACATTGGTCTTATTTgcatctcattttattttatatgtgatGTAAATCACATGATGTTTCTATATAGAAGTCTGATTCTATTGCTCagtaattaaacaaaacaaacccaAACAATCCtctatcatttttgttttaaggaTGCAGAGAATAGTACGGTTTTGAATGATGAGGTTTATGCCATCGAAATGGGGACAAAAATTTCAAATCTGAGTGACCCCATCAGCTTGACATTCAAATATCAGGTATTCAGATGTTTGGGAAAAAGTATTTCTAGTAGTGTAAAATGCATCTGaatcttattttgttaaattctGATGTATTTCTCTGCAGGAGACTAAGGAAACTCCGGTTTGTCACTCATGGGATGGAAGCGGTCTGTGATGctcttgtgttttttctttttttatttgtgcatgtttttatagcagatatttaaatattatttaaaaaatgtcacaaaaaataatacactttcatttttcatatcACAGAGAGCTAAATTTCAATGTTGGCATTCGTACTTGAGCAAATTTAAGAGAATTGGTTAAAAGTTTGAATCTTTCGGCCCATGCTGCTGATGAAAGCATAATGTCAGTTTCATTAAAACctctaatcaaatcaaatcaaatctaatctaatcaaaaCTGACCAGTCCCTCCTTTTTTTCAGGAAATAAGCCAAACTGGACAACTGAAGGGTGCAATACCACTAAAGGAGGAACCAATGTAACATGTCAATGCAATCATTTGACTTTCTTCGCTGTGCTTATGGTAGGTTTTCCTGTTTCCTTATGGCATCTGTTCAGTTGAGCTGGAGTGCGAGTGTATATTAAGTATTTGCACCTTCAGATTTATGTTTATTAATCAGTGAAATCATTTCACAACAGATGTTTTGTGGTTATTGAATCCTTAATGTTGCTAATGTCCTGTGTAACTAAACATGGTTTTAATACAGATCTCTCCAGACATAACCATTTCTGAAAGCGACCTCACTGCTCTCACCTACATCACTTACATCGGCTGCGGCCTCTCCTTGTTTTTTCCTGTCCATCGGGCTCTTCATGCACTTCCTCATGAGGTGAGACACACCAATTATGATTCTGGaattgtttttcaaagaagtGATCAAATAAACCACGGTTTACACTAAATATCAATCACCACGActgtttaacattgataataataagaaatgtttcttgagcagcaaatcatcatatcagaatgatatctgaaggatcatgtgacactgaagaatattccagaatattcctttaatgatGGGTCTAATTTGGATGCAACATGACTGTAAAATTAAAAACCTGGCTTAAAATTATGGTTTCAagtttaaattaactttattatcAAAGCTAATccttaattgttttaattcacaATGTCTGGCTCTTTGATTTCAAGGTTCAAAAATGGATTGAACATTTTAATTGCCTTTTAAATGTAGGAGAGTGAAGGCCACTGATTCTATCCGTGTGCTGATTAATCTCTTTGTGGCGCTGTTCCTGCTCAACGTGGCCTTCCTGTCGAATGAGTACGTAGCACGTATGAAGGACGTCAACGCCTGCAAGATCATGGCTGGATTCATGCACTACTGCTTGCTGGCCAGTTTCAACTGGTTTGCGGTGGAGGCTTTTCACCTCTGCCTGCAGATGGCCAAACACTCAGTCACCATCAAACATTACATGATCAAGATCTCTGTGGCTGGTTGGGGTGAGTACAAAAACCTGTTCAAGTACTGTAAGTGCTCAGATTATCAATGATGAGTTTGAAGGCTCTTTCTTATACTATAATTGCATTGTCAACAATTTGTTTCAGCTCCTCCTGCTCTTGTTGTCAGTATCATTTACGTCTTGGGCAAATATGGTGAGCAGACCATAAAAACGGAGACGAGCAACGTAACTATGTAAGTGGACTCCAAAATATGATGAGATGAACTTCCAAAAATATAATAGCAGCCATATAATGTTGTGCATGAAAACCTATTAATGGAAAAAGCTTCTTTAGataataaaatgttcttcacactaaaaaactattaattttacTAAAGCCAaaactttgtaaaatattattttgaagaaaaaaaaaaatatatatactgtttaaaagttgtaaaagcaataaaatacaCTGTGGTAGTTGGAGACATAGTGGTCTTTAGTCAAATTAAAAAGTGCAACACTCATTCTACAGACATAAATgcaatattatttctttaaaaacaatgacTTTTGCTGACTTCAATGCCTTTATCAGATATcagaaacattatttataaaggaatagtttacctaaACATGAGTATTTTGTTggaaatgtattcaccctcaggccctccaagatgtagatgagtttatttcttccttggaacagatttggagaaatttagcattgcatcaattgctcaccaatggatctgaatgggtgccgtcagaatggaaattccaaacagctgatgaaaacaatcCACAATTACTAATCAACACCATTCCAGAtgatcaattaacatcttgtgaagtgaaaagctgaatgtttgtaagaaacaaaaccatcattaaggtgttttaactttcaACCATCAGTTTCtggacaaaatataataatgcttTCCCCAATAAAAAGCCCGGATGTCATCTCACTTCAGAATCcactaacatatttgtttagaattgtttCTAACTATTTGTACAAGTAAATTGTGCCTTATCTGTGCATatatctctcctgattcagactaaattaatttttcactggagaaagcaatattatggatagagtcATACAGTATTTAGCCAGAAGTAATGGTTTAAAGTGACAAATCTCTTAATAATGgattcttacaaacatgcagattttcacttcactaTGTATTAATTGATGAACTAGAGCAgtgttgattacttgtggattattgtgatgtttttatcggctgttttagactctcattctgacggcacccattcactgcagaggatccattagtgaaaAAGTGATGTAAGctaaatttctttaaatctgttcctatgaagaaaaaaatagtaaGTGGGTGTGAGGGCGAATATTTGTCTATGTAATTTTGTCAGCTTTAACCATCTGCA
Proteins encoded in this window:
- the LOC113083545 gene encoding adhesion G-protein coupled receptor G2-like; protein product: MYLEKLNDSSAVFQMLLRNLKILSGMKWNICGLLLILPALLSISTERESKCKKEDGKHLCITPGMMEKKQNQAGTDMEMDMFILGDDGFMGYMKTGKCINGTWDPKASQSTILCNSSGSSVTTKPINMIVFSYEENTAYTESLFNNSDYGVILSRYSPYNLSINRAVIPTFVCLIEGNCTNITLNTWINQECNWTNKTTEYFEYKSEDNSKKSCQMTCLNVIRLCEISEYDPSCSDDNSGDEDKINKLGIFNKTATCYKCGSPFQVVETIPLPDELSKQFNANETETDAETAAGAMKNLSSLLSFMGNLTIASVSMGNVKGVLKKIQSESKITTSYFIYSSTTGIRVLDDVAVLEKYPNAFGIPAEAANKALNQSAGSAFMGVFRFPNMSKDAENSTVLNDEVYAIEMGTKISNLSDPISLTFKYQETKETPVCHSWDGSGNKPNWTTEGCNTTKGGTNVTCQCNHLTFFAVLMISPDITISESDLTALTYITYIGCGLSLRVKATDSIRVLINLFVALFLLNVAFLSNEYVARMKDVNACKIMAGFMHYCLLASFNWFAVEAFHLCLQMAKHSVTIKHYMIKISVAGWAPPALVVSIIYVLGKYGEQTIKTETSNVTMCWILDSNIHYYVNIGYYCLIFIFTFSTFVVVLRWLSMLKFSKLNKAGKVKRSGTDTTDITTILGLCCMLGLTWSFAFFSYGAMRLPSYYIFTILNSFQGILWQNMTSKLTDMD